In Candidatus Methanosphaera massiliense, the following are encoded in one genomic region:
- a CDS encoding methionine synthase, with protein sequence MNIITTVVGSYPTNTFQAESINDKITQSLGLYDPYKQAIIDSVKSLAKSNIDVICDGQVRGDMVKIFASKINGFKIEDNTVYINGKITPAAHPISVKDLQLAYKTAKSINPSYQLHASLDAIFEHEEKGIKGVLTGPTTLIHSSMISKFYTEKEYAIYDMAKALCVEAQALEKAGACAIQIDEPFISTGAEDINISKKAVEIISESVDIPVMLHVCGDLKDVLKELLTFKVDGLDFEFSGMPQNIDILRKTWHNSKKLIGIGCVNTKLDEIDDEDKVQNTVKQVVDIIKEDNIIIDPDCGMRMLPKDIAEGKLKLLDNIKERGV encoded by the coding sequence ATGAATATCATTACAACAGTGGTTGGTAGTTATCCAACTAATACATTCCAAGCTGAAAGCATTAATGATAAAATCACACAATCTCTTGGACTATATGACCCTTACAAACAAGCTATAATAGACTCTGTAAAATCATTGGCTAAATCTAACATAGATGTTATATGTGATGGTCAGGTAAGAGGAGATATGGTGAAAATATTTGCTAGTAAAATAAATGGATTTAAAATAGAGGATAATACTGTTTATATTAATGGAAAAATTACGCCAGCAGCTCATCCTATCTCAGTAAAAGACCTACAGCTAGCATACAAAACAGCAAAATCTATAAACCCCTCATACCAATTACATGCTTCACTAGATGCAATCTTTGAACATGAAGAAAAGGGTATAAAAGGAGTATTAACTGGCCCTACAACATTAATTCATTCATCAATGATTTCTAAATTTTACACTGAGAAAGAATATGCTATATATGACATGGCCAAGGCATTATGTGTTGAAGCACAAGCTTTAGAAAAAGCAGGAGCATGTGCAATACAAATAGATGAACCATTTATATCAACAGGTGCAGAAGATATCAACATTTCAAAAAAAGCTGTTGAAATAATTAGTGAATCTGTTGATATTCCAGTCATGTTACATGTATGTGGTGACTTAAAAGATGTTTTAAAAGAATTATTAACATTTAAGGTAGATGGACTTGACTTTGAATTCTCAGGAATGCCACAAAACATCGACATTCTCAGAAAAACTTGGCATAATTCCAAAAAACTAATAGGAATAGGCTGTGTAAACACCAAATTAGACGAAATAGACGATGAAGATAAAGTCCAAAATACAGTGAAACAAGTAGTGGACATCATTAAAGAAGATAACATTATAATAGATCCTGATTGTGGTATGCGTATGCTACCAAAAGACATAGCGGAAGGAAAATTAAAACTATTAGATAATATTAAAGAAAGGGGTGTGTAG
- the ribC gene encoding riboflavin synthase yields MTKRIGICSTTFARFDMASAAVQRIKEQVAGVKFIERYVPGVKDLPVTAKKLIEEDECDIVMAFGMPGGEKIDKLCAHEASTGLIQAQLMTNTHILEVFVHEDEGKDEKDLKQLAYNRATQHADNLVKMLFKPEAMKREAGTGIREGRENKGPL; encoded by the coding sequence ATGACAAAAAGAATAGGAATATGTAGCACTACATTTGCTAGATTTGATATGGCAAGTGCTGCAGTACAAAGAATTAAAGAACAGGTTGCTGGAGTTAAATTCATAGAACGATATGTTCCAGGAGTTAAAGATTTACCAGTTACTGCAAAAAAACTCATCGAAGAAGATGAGTGTGATATTGTCATGGCATTTGGTATGCCTGGTGGTGAAAAAATAGATAAATTATGTGCACATGAAGCTAGTACTGGTTTAATACAGGCACAATTAATGACCAATACTCATATTCTTGAAGTATTTGTGCATGAAGATGAAGGAAAGGATGAAAAAGATCTTAAACAATTAGCATATAACCGTGCAACCCAGCATGCAGATAACCTTGTTAAAATGTTATTTAAACCTGAAGCTATGAAGAGAGAAGCAGGTACAGGAATTCGCGAAGGTCGAGAAAATAAAGGACCATTATAA
- the mch gene encoding methenyltetrahydromethanopterin cyclohydrolase: MSESMNISAKKIADKMVQDSEKLKLIPSTLSNGTVVIDCGVNAKGSIKGGELFTKVCLGGICDVGISIPGDLSDIMAMPAVKVKTDFPALTTLGSQKAGWKIDVDGYYAIGSGPGQAHKFKDAKIYEITNYKEESDIAVITLEADKLPDEKVAQYIADECGVKTENLTILVAPTSSLVGSIQISGRTLETGLFKMQEMMNFDVTKVTYAAGITPITPVDPDSLKAMGKTNDAIIFGGRAYFYIEPDEGEDLEELAANLPSSASDKYGQSFLELFKEAGKDFYKMPKDIFAPAQIIVNDMVTGKMYHTGYIDLDRLKKSFEVKEIINK, from the coding sequence ATGAGTGAAAGTATGAACATATCAGCAAAAAAAATTGCAGATAAAATGGTTCAAGATTCTGAAAAATTAAAACTAATACCCTCAACATTATCTAATGGAACTGTTGTAATTGATTGTGGTGTTAATGCAAAAGGTAGTATTAAAGGTGGAGAATTATTTACAAAAGTTTGTCTCGGTGGAATATGTGATGTAGGTATATCTATTCCAGGAGACCTTAGTGACATAATGGCAATGCCTGCTGTAAAAGTAAAAACTGATTTTCCAGCATTAACAACATTAGGTTCACAAAAAGCTGGATGGAAAATAGATGTGGATGGTTACTATGCAATAGGTTCCGGTCCAGGACAAGCACACAAATTTAAAGATGCTAAAATATATGAAATAACAAATTACAAAGAAGAATCTGACATAGCTGTAATAACTTTAGAAGCAGATAAATTACCTGACGAAAAAGTAGCACAGTACATTGCAGATGAATGTGGAGTAAAAACAGAAAATTTAACAATTCTTGTAGCACCAACATCATCTCTAGTAGGTTCAATACAAATATCTGGTAGAACTTTAGAAACTGGATTATTTAAAATGCAGGAAATGATGAACTTTGATGTTACAAAAGTTACATATGCTGCAGGTATCACACCTATTACCCCAGTAGATCCAGATAGTCTTAAAGCAATGGGTAAAACTAATGATGCAATAATATTTGGTGGTCGAGCATACTTCTATATTGAACCTGATGAAGGAGAAGACCTTGAAGAATTAGCAGCTAACCTTCCATCATCAGCATCAGATAAATATGGTCAAAGTTTCCTAGAATTATTTAAAGAAGCAGGTAAAGATTTCTATAAAATGCCTAAAGACATCTTTGCTCCAGCACAAATCATTGTCAATGATATGGTAACAGGTAAAATGTATCATACAGGTTACATTGACCTAGACAGACTTAAAAAATCATTTGAAGTAAAAGAAATTATTAATAAATAA
- a CDS encoding nitroreductase family protein, translating to MKLNINTDKCIGCGLCESVCIRDNIEVNPTVKEIGGDCFNCGHCMAICPTGAISLKIYEDQEDRVEKYDATKIPISSEDYLQFLKQRRSIRWFTNKKIDKETFNTLFEAAYYSPSGMNKQDVEFVVLDEKLDEFMQLVYDIIKVEENEFYRIKQLGEYLKDNTSHKYHPLLWTGHQLILAFSTDITSAVIASTRVELMAYTMGLGGFYSLFILKADQIDHDRLMEFFPEIDKNKHMNSTFVIGYPKKKFKRTIPHKKIKITYA from the coding sequence ATGAAACTAAATATTAATACTGATAAATGTATAGGCTGTGGATTATGTGAATCAGTTTGTATAAGGGACAATATTGAAGTTAATCCAACAGTAAAAGAAATAGGTGGAGATTGTTTTAATTGTGGACACTGTATGGCTATTTGTCCAACCGGTGCAATATCCTTAAAAATATATGAAGATCAAGAGGACCGTGTTGAAAAATATGATGCAACAAAAATACCTATATCTTCAGAAGATTACTTACAGTTTCTTAAACAACGTAGGAGTATACGATGGTTCACTAATAAAAAAATAGATAAAGAAACATTCAACACACTCTTTGAAGCTGCATATTATAGTCCTAGTGGAATGAATAAACAAGACGTTGAATTTGTTGTACTTGATGAAAAATTAGATGAGTTCATGCAATTAGTATATGATATAATTAAAGTAGAAGAAAATGAATTTTATCGGATAAAACAACTAGGAGAATATCTAAAAGATAATACATCACATAAATATCATCCACTTCTATGGACAGGACATCAATTAATATTAGCATTTTCAACTGATATTACAAGTGCTGTAATAGCATCTACAAGAGTCGAATTAATGGCATATACTATGGGATTAGGTGGATTTTATTCTTTATTCATACTTAAAGCTGACCAGATAGATCATGATAGACTCATGGAATTCTTCCCAGAAATCGATAAAAATAAACATATGAACTCAACATTTGTTATTGGTTATCCTAAAAAGAAATTCAAAAGAACAATACCACATAAGAAAATAAAAATAACATATGCCTAA
- a CDS encoding thymidylate synthase, with protein MAKFIRTNSIAKAWLTCVKKIMQEGHEVTDERGSLTRELQNIVIEITDPDDNTIPECSPWHDDRLETYKKELLDPNNDQGFVYTYGNRLRQYFGIDQLDTCIEKLNNCRESRRAIAITIDPIQDNKVDEIPCLQEIAFLIRNDELYMTDFFRSNDCGGATFPNLFGIREVGYYVAENTNTKLVNMVHHAMSLHIYEHDWDKCREILKKY; from the coding sequence ATGGCAAAATTTATTAGAACAAATTCAATAGCAAAAGCATGGCTTACATGTGTAAAAAAGATAATGCAAGAAGGACATGAAGTTACAGATGAACGTGGAAGCTTAACAAGAGAACTACAAAACATAGTAATAGAAATTACAGACCCTGATGATAATACTATTCCAGAATGCTCACCATGGCATGATGATAGATTAGAAACTTATAAAAAAGAATTATTAGACCCTAATAATGACCAAGGATTTGTATACACCTATGGAAATAGGTTAAGACAATATTTTGGTATTGACCAACTAGACACATGTATTGAAAAACTAAACAACTGCCGTGAATCTCGCCGTGCAATAGCAATAACCATAGACCCTATACAAGATAATAAAGTAGATGAAATACCATGTTTACAGGAAATAGCATTCCTAATTAGAAATGATGAATTATATATGACTGACTTCTTCAGAAGTAATGATTGTGGAGGAGCTACATTTCCTAATCTCTTCGGAATAAGAGAAGTAGGATACTATGTAGCAGAAAACACCAATACTAAATTAGTTAACATGGTACATCATGCAATGAGTCTTCATATCTATGAACATGATTGGGATAAATGCAGAGAGATATTAAAAAAGTACTAA